Proteins encoded together in one Streptomyces sp. NA04227 window:
- a CDS encoding helix-turn-helix domain-containing protein, whose translation MAADNPLGDRLDDDDYPAYTMGRAAEMLGTTPGFLRAIGEARLITPLRSEGGHRRYSRYQLRIAARARELVDRGTPIEAACRIVILEDQLEEAQRINAEYRRAANPASDSSGTGSGPASGPDSS comes from the coding sequence ATGGCAGCAGACAATCCACTCGGCGATCGTCTGGACGACGACGACTACCCCGCGTACACCATGGGCAGGGCTGCCGAAATGCTCGGCACCACCCCCGGTTTCCTCCGCGCCATCGGTGAGGCACGGCTGATCACGCCGCTGCGCTCGGAGGGCGGACATCGCCGGTACTCCCGCTACCAGCTGCGGATCGCCGCGCGCGCCCGCGAGCTCGTCGACCGGGGAACCCCGATCGAGGCCGCCTGCCGCATCGTCATCCTCGAGGACCAGCTCGAGGAAGCTCAGCGCATCAACGCCGAGTACCGCCGCGCCGCGAACCCGGCGTCCGACAGTTCGGGGACCGGATCCGGTCCCGCGTCCGGTCCCGATTCAAGCTGA
- a CDS encoding alpha-L-fucosidase, which yields MRPRLLAALAGVPLLCGALIPAAVSAAEPATAPTAPAAASAGGQVVPVSPDDTKDELLAKAASVTPSKRQLDWQREELTGFVHFGPNTYSGRDTGHGDEDPNLIQPKELDTDQWVSTFKKAGFKKVILTAKHHDGMLMFQSDYSKYGVASSSWQGGKGDIVKEFTDSAREQGLKVGLYLSPSDMHENLPGGTFGNGSPKKTSRIPTKGEGKSFTFEVDDYNRYYLNTLYELLTGYGTVDEVWFDGYDPTGGKQKYSFDDWFRMVRGLQPSASVFGGPDLRWVGNEDGYARTSEWSVVPAKGGTGPDEQRDPTFGYTEDDIAGDDRLTTASNHLAWFPAECDARLQPTWFWHPNQQPKSLAALEDMYFGSVGRNCQLLLNVGPNQLGRFGQTEVDRLTEFGDRIRSLFRTNVAEGASAANDSGTTSTEGNGPANVLDGDDTTAWQPSARTGSLTVDLGGAERFDTVLLQERIKTGQRVTSFAVDTWDGGQWHEATKATTIGYKRLLRLGEPVTSAKVRLRVLGSRATSPDIATLALYDGGSALNLAKGRPATQSSSTQANGEAAHATDGNTDGDFFNGSVSHTGSDTNAWWQTDLGGSASIGSIALWNRTDCCADRLSDYWVLVSDKPFDNTLTPEQQAAEPGVWSSHRTAQAGSPTTLTVGESGRYVKVQRVGTGPLSLAEVQVFGPKDDFTLTAEQPMSSVPPGGSTTSAITTSVAKGSPGTIELSVTGLPAGTTGTFEPTTVQAGGSAKLTLRTSADTPPGDYTLHVIGKTAEATHSGQITFNVKSTG from the coding sequence ATGCGTCCACGTCTCCTCGCCGCCCTCGCAGGCGTCCCCCTGCTGTGCGGCGCCCTGATACCCGCGGCCGTCAGCGCCGCCGAACCGGCCACCGCGCCCACCGCACCCGCCGCCGCCTCGGCGGGCGGCCAGGTCGTCCCCGTCTCCCCCGACGACACCAAGGACGAACTGCTCGCCAAAGCCGCCTCGGTGACGCCGAGCAAGCGGCAACTCGACTGGCAGCGCGAGGAGTTGACGGGCTTTGTGCACTTCGGGCCCAACACCTACTCGGGCCGGGACACGGGCCACGGAGACGAGGACCCGAACCTCATCCAGCCGAAGGAACTCGACACCGACCAGTGGGTGTCGACGTTCAAGAAGGCCGGGTTCAAGAAGGTCATCCTGACCGCCAAGCACCACGACGGCATGCTGATGTTCCAGTCGGACTACTCCAAGTACGGGGTGGCGTCGAGCAGTTGGCAGGGCGGCAAGGGCGACATCGTCAAGGAGTTCACCGACTCGGCCCGTGAGCAGGGCCTCAAGGTCGGCCTGTATCTCTCGCCCTCGGACATGCACGAGAACCTGCCGGGCGGCACCTTCGGCAACGGCAGCCCGAAGAAGACCAGCCGTATCCCCACCAAGGGAGAAGGCAAGAGCTTCACCTTCGAGGTGGACGACTACAACCGCTACTACCTGAACACCCTCTACGAGCTGCTGACCGGCTACGGCACCGTGGACGAGGTCTGGTTCGACGGCTACGACCCGACCGGCGGCAAGCAGAAGTACAGCTTCGACGACTGGTTCCGTATGGTGCGCGGCCTGCAGCCGAGTGCCTCCGTCTTCGGCGGGCCCGACCTGCGCTGGGTGGGCAACGAGGACGGGTACGCGCGTACTTCGGAGTGGAGCGTGGTGCCCGCCAAGGGCGGCACCGGACCGGACGAGCAGCGCGACCCGACCTTCGGCTACACCGAGGACGACATCGCCGGGGACGACCGGCTCACCACGGCGTCGAACCATCTGGCCTGGTTCCCCGCCGAGTGCGACGCGCGCCTCCAGCCGACCTGGTTCTGGCACCCGAACCAGCAGCCCAAATCGCTGGCGGCGCTGGAGGACATGTACTTCGGCTCGGTCGGCCGCAACTGCCAACTGCTCCTGAACGTGGGCCCGAACCAGTTGGGCAGGTTCGGGCAGACCGAGGTGGACCGGCTGACCGAGTTCGGCGACCGGATCCGCTCGCTCTTCAGGACGAACGTCGCCGAGGGCGCGAGCGCCGCCAACGACTCCGGCACCACCAGCACCGAGGGCAACGGCCCGGCCAACGTCCTGGACGGCGACGACACCACCGCCTGGCAGCCCTCGGCCCGCACCGGCTCTCTGACCGTGGACCTCGGCGGCGCCGAGCGCTTCGACACGGTGCTGCTCCAGGAGCGGATCAAGACCGGGCAGCGCGTCACCTCCTTCGCCGTGGACACCTGGGACGGCGGCCAGTGGCACGAGGCCACCAAGGCGACCACGATCGGCTACAAGCGCCTGCTGCGCCTCGGCGAGCCGGTCACCAGCGCGAAGGTGCGCCTGCGGGTCCTCGGCTCCCGCGCCACCAGCCCGGACATCGCCACGCTCGCGTTGTACGACGGGGGCAGCGCGCTGAACCTCGCCAAGGGCCGCCCGGCCACCCAGTCCTCCTCGACCCAGGCGAACGGCGAGGCGGCGCACGCGACGGACGGCAACACGGACGGCGACTTCTTCAACGGCTCGGTCAGCCACACCGGTTCGGACACCAACGCCTGGTGGCAGACCGACCTGGGCGGCTCGGCGTCCATCGGCAGCATCGCGCTGTGGAACCGCACCGACTGCTGCGCGGACCGGCTCTCCGACTACTGGGTACTGGTCTCCGACAAGCCCTTCGACAACACGCTCACCCCCGAACAGCAGGCCGCCGAACCCGGCGTCTGGTCGAGTCACCGAACGGCGCAGGCGGGCAGCCCGACCACCCTCACCGTCGGCGAGAGCGGCCGCTACGTGAAGGTCCAGCGCGTCGGAACAGGACCGCTGTCCCTCGCGGAGGTGCAGGTCTTCGGCCCGAAGGACGACTTCACCCTCACCGCGGAGCAGCCCATGTCCTCGGTGCCGCCCGGGGGTTCGACCACTTCCGCCATCACCACCTCGGTGGCCAAGGGCTCACCCGGCACGATCGAGCTGAGCGTGACCGGCCTGCCCGCGGGCACCACCGGAACCTTCGAACCCACCACCGTCCAGGCCGGTGGCAGCGCGAAGCTCACCCTGCGCACCTCGGCCGACACCCCGCCGGGCGACTACACCCTGCACGTGATCGGGAAGACCGCGGAGGCGACCCACAGCGGGCAGATCACCTTCAATGTGAAGTCGACGGGGTGA
- a CDS encoding RICIN domain-containing protein codes for MRRVPRNLCAAAAVLAALAAGSPAALAEQGDTGGQSVGQAAAPADDYADVIDRTGTPTAAENGFATKLSPLADLGSYHGYGLPAAGDTDSFGGFTGPWYMAQEFPWFMSKAFSRLQLKDADTGKALTLPAPTAHSYPGRLTQRYQVDGVTLDLTLRFTSQHTAQVTAEVTSTTERRLTVSWSGGLLRPKDEPQRSALSLRGADTGVEVRFAKTKNGSFYADGTERLAIRHAEPVNTQVDGDSYVTTRREPLTVSAEPSRMVWTESYTFDDKERTAEAKAIETALRSPEKAAAATDRRWQGYVDRATKNIAPEHRRLAVKAVETLVGNWRGPGGRLSHGGIVPSMSHKYYAGGYWPWDSFKEAVGTSFFSPDLAKSVVRNQFEHQVASGIEAGMLPDVVGFRNPADGTGHHNLRNTKPPLAGWAVWEIYKSDGDKRFLEEMYAKLVAEHAWWLRNRDHDRNGVLEYGATTDPANKDKDAARLAAAWESGMDDEPRFDFGSGLDVLNNTDKDGRHIGYSLNQESVDLNSFMARNDRSLASIAEALGRTEEATSFREQADHLDERIRATMWDPATGYFYDTRLGSGKPLTGIGKGIEGMVPLFSRSATPAQADGVRKALLDPEQFNTHVPLPPLPKNHPAYDPDSYTRGSAWPDQVSFAATGLDAYGFGADADKLRSKLFANADGLLDGDEPIWEKYDSDTGKGNNTGNFSWSAAGILKLVHKESGALTAAASDKCLDVAGGNPADGTPVQLYGCNGTAAQTWSLPGDGTVRALGKCLDVKNGSTAPNTPVQLYGCNGTGAQDWKPGTGQTLVNGKSGLCLDVENGGTADGTRVLIHKCHNGTNQNWNLPG; via the coding sequence ATGCGTCGTGTCCCCCGCAATCTCTGCGCGGCGGCGGCCGTGCTGGCCGCCCTGGCGGCCGGCTCCCCCGCAGCCCTCGCCGAACAGGGCGACACCGGAGGGCAGTCGGTGGGCCAGGCCGCCGCACCCGCCGACGACTACGCCGACGTGATCGACCGTACGGGCACGCCCACGGCGGCGGAGAACGGCTTCGCCACCAAGCTGAGCCCGCTCGCCGACCTCGGCTCGTACCACGGCTACGGGCTCCCGGCCGCCGGGGACACCGACTCCTTCGGCGGCTTCACCGGACCCTGGTACATGGCCCAGGAGTTCCCCTGGTTCATGAGCAAGGCGTTCAGCCGTCTGCAGCTCAAGGACGCCGACACGGGCAAGGCGCTCACCCTGCCCGCTCCCACCGCGCACTCCTACCCGGGCCGCCTGACCCAGCGCTACCAGGTGGACGGGGTGACGCTCGACCTCACCCTGCGCTTCACCTCCCAGCACACCGCGCAGGTGACCGCGGAGGTCACCAGCACCACCGAGCGCCGCCTCACGGTTTCCTGGTCCGGCGGGCTGCTGCGCCCCAAGGACGAGCCGCAGCGCTCGGCCCTCAGCCTGCGCGGCGCCGACACCGGCGTGGAGGTCCGGTTCGCGAAGACCAAGAACGGCTCCTTCTACGCGGACGGCACCGAACGACTCGCGATACGTCACGCCGAACCGGTCAACACCCAAGTGGACGGCGACAGTTACGTCACCACCCGGCGCGAGCCGCTGACCGTCTCCGCCGAACCCTCCCGCATGGTGTGGACCGAGTCGTACACCTTCGACGACAAGGAACGCACGGCCGAGGCCAAGGCCATCGAGACCGCACTCCGCTCCCCGGAGAAGGCCGCCGCGGCCACCGACAGGCGCTGGCAGGGGTACGTCGACCGGGCCACCAAGAACATCGCCCCCGAGCACCGCCGCCTCGCGGTCAAGGCCGTCGAGACCCTGGTCGGCAACTGGCGCGGGCCCGGCGGGCGGCTCAGCCACGGCGGCATCGTCCCCTCGATGAGCCACAAGTACTACGCGGGCGGCTACTGGCCCTGGGACTCCTTCAAGGAGGCCGTCGGCACCAGCTTCTTCTCGCCCGACCTCGCCAAGTCCGTGGTACGCAACCAGTTCGAGCACCAAGTGGCCTCCGGCATCGAGGCCGGCATGCTCCCGGACGTCGTCGGCTTCCGTAATCCGGCCGACGGCACCGGTCACCACAACCTGCGCAACACCAAGCCCCCGCTTGCCGGTTGGGCGGTCTGGGAGATCTACAAGAGCGACGGGGACAAGAGGTTCCTCGAAGAGATGTACGCCAAGCTGGTCGCCGAGCACGCCTGGTGGCTGCGCAATCGCGACCACGACCGCAACGGCGTCCTGGAGTACGGCGCCACCACCGACCCGGCCAACAAGGACAAGGACGCCGCCCGGCTCGCCGCCGCCTGGGAGAGCGGCATGGACGACGAGCCCCGCTTCGACTTCGGTTCGGGCCTCGACGTACTGAACAACACCGACAAGGACGGCAGGCACATCGGCTACTCCCTCAACCAGGAGTCCGTCGACCTCAACTCCTTCATGGCGCGCAACGACCGCTCCCTGGCCTCGATCGCCGAGGCACTCGGCAGGACCGAGGAGGCGACGTCCTTCCGCGAGCAGGCGGACCACCTGGACGAGCGGATCCGCGCCACCATGTGGGACCCGGCCACCGGCTACTTCTACGACACCCGCCTGGGCTCCGGTAAGCCGCTGACCGGCATCGGCAAGGGCATCGAGGGCATGGTCCCGCTCTTCTCCCGCTCGGCCACCCCCGCCCAGGCCGACGGCGTACGCAAGGCGCTGCTCGACCCCGAGCAGTTCAACACCCACGTCCCGCTCCCGCCGCTGCCCAAGAACCACCCCGCCTACGACCCGGACTCCTACACCCGTGGCAGCGCCTGGCCCGACCAGGTCTCCTTCGCCGCGACCGGACTCGACGCGTACGGCTTCGGCGCGGACGCCGACAAGCTCCGCTCCAAGCTCTTCGCCAACGCCGACGGCCTGCTCGACGGCGACGAACCGATCTGGGAGAAGTACGACTCGGACACCGGCAAGGGCAACAACACCGGCAACTTCAGCTGGTCGGCGGCGGGCATCCTCAAGCTCGTGCACAAGGAGTCCGGCGCCCTCACCGCGGCGGCCTCCGACAAGTGCCTGGACGTCGCGGGCGGCAACCCGGCCGACGGGACCCCGGTCCAGCTGTACGGGTGCAACGGCACCGCCGCCCAGACCTGGAGCCTGCCCGGTGACGGCACCGTGCGCGCCCTCGGCAAGTGCCTCGACGTGAAGAACGGCTCGACCGCGCCGAATACTCCCGTCCAGTTGTACGGCTGCAACGGCACCGGCGCCCAGGACTGGAAGCCCGGCACCGGCCAGACCCTGGTCAACGGCAAGTCCGGCCTCTGCCTGGACGTCGAGAACGGCGGCACCGCCGACGGCACCCGCGTCCTCATCCACAAGTGCCACAACGGCACCAACCAGAACTGGAACCTGCCGGGCTGA
- the modA gene encoding molybdate ABC transporter substrate-binding protein has product MTRSARSTRSTRSTRSTRSTRRSLQVAGAVTAALLALGACSSSDGSSSDSGSSANSSSDKSKKLSGTVTVFAAASLKESFTALGKDFEKAHPGTKVTFNFGGSDTLAAGITGGAPADVFAAASPKTMKIVTDAGSAEGTPATFVRNRLEIATLPGNPDSISSLKDLTKSGLKVVLCDKEVPCGAAAQKALAAGDIDLTPVSYEQDVKGALTKVELKEADAALVYQTDVHAAGKKVTGVEFPEADKAVNDYPITLLKDAPNSEAAQAFIDLVRSAEGQRVLTGAGFLKP; this is encoded by the coding sequence ATGACCCGTTCCGCGCGCTCGACCCGCTCGACCCGCTCGACCCGCTCGACCCGCTCGACCCGCCGCAGTCTCCAGGTGGCCGGTGCCGTGACCGCCGCCCTGCTGGCGCTCGGCGCATGCTCGTCGTCCGACGGCTCCTCGTCCGACTCCGGCTCCAGCGCCAACTCCTCGTCGGACAAGTCGAAGAAGCTGTCCGGCACGGTCACCGTGTTCGCCGCCGCCTCGCTCAAGGAGAGCTTCACCGCGCTCGGCAAGGACTTCGAGAAGGCGCATCCCGGTACGAAGGTCACCTTCAACTTCGGCGGCAGCGACACCCTCGCGGCGGGTATCACGGGCGGCGCCCCGGCGGACGTCTTCGCCGCCGCGAGCCCCAAGACGATGAAGATCGTCACGGACGCGGGGAGCGCGGAGGGCACGCCCGCCACCTTCGTCCGCAACCGCCTGGAGATCGCCACCCTGCCCGGCAACCCGGACAGCATCTCCTCGCTCAAGGACCTCACCAAGTCCGGCCTGAAGGTGGTCCTCTGCGACAAGGAGGTGCCGTGCGGCGCCGCCGCGCAGAAGGCCCTGGCCGCCGGTGACATCGACCTGACGCCGGTCTCGTACGAACAGGACGTCAAGGGCGCCCTGACCAAGGTCGAGCTGAAGGAAGCCGATGCCGCGCTCGTCTACCAGACGGACGTACACGCAGCCGGTAAGAAGGTGACCGGCGTGGAGTTCCCCGAGGCCGACAAGGCCGTGAACGACTACCCGATCACCCTCCTCAAGGACGCGCCCAACTCCGAGGCGGCACAAGCCTTCATCGACCTCGTGCGGTCCGCCGAGGGCCAGAGGGTGCTGACCGGGGCCGGGTTCCTCAAGCCGTGA
- the modB gene encoding molybdate ABC transporter permease subunit, whose amino-acid sequence MRYGGKSGGAATGPGGGSGRAGRARRPRRAGAGGSGLGRAAPLPLLVPALLGLAFLVVPLIALLVRTPWRSLPGQLTSPEVWEALQLSLVCATLATAVSLVVGVPLAWLLARTEFPGRGLVRALVTLPLVLPPVVGGVALLMALGRNGVVGKWLDSWFGITLPFTTTGVVLAEAFVAMPFLVISVEGTLRAADPRYEEAAATLGASRFTAFRRVTLPLIAPGIAAGAVLAWARALGEFGATITFAGNFPGRTQTMPLAVYLALQSDPEAAIALSLVLLTVSIAVLAGLRDRWMTTS is encoded by the coding sequence GTGAGGTACGGAGGGAAGTCGGGTGGGGCGGCAACCGGCCCGGGCGGCGGCTCCGGGCGCGCGGGCCGTGCACGCCGCCCCCGGCGAGCGGGCGCCGGCGGTTCCGGCCTCGGCCGGGCCGCCCCCCTCCCCCTGCTCGTCCCCGCCCTGCTCGGCCTCGCCTTCCTCGTCGTCCCGCTGATCGCCTTGCTGGTACGCACACCCTGGCGCAGCCTGCCCGGGCAGTTGACCAGTCCCGAGGTCTGGGAGGCGCTGCAACTCTCCTTGGTCTGCGCCACGTTGGCGACGGCCGTGAGTCTGGTGGTCGGGGTGCCGCTGGCCTGGCTCCTCGCCCGTACCGAGTTCCCCGGGCGCGGTCTGGTGCGGGCGCTGGTCACGCTGCCGTTGGTGTTGCCGCCGGTGGTCGGGGGCGTGGCCCTGCTGATGGCGCTCGGGCGGAACGGGGTCGTGGGCAAGTGGCTGGACTCCTGGTTCGGCATCACGCTGCCGTTCACCACCACCGGGGTCGTCCTCGCGGAGGCGTTCGTCGCGATGCCGTTCCTGGTCATCAGCGTCGAGGGCACGCTGCGCGCGGCCGACCCCCGCTACGAGGAGGCGGCGGCCACCCTCGGCGCCTCCCGCTTCACCGCGTTCCGCCGGGTCACCCTGCCACTGATCGCGCCGGGCATCGCGGCGGGCGCCGTACTGGCCTGGGCGCGCGCACTGGGCGAGTTCGGGGCCACGATCACCTTCGCGGGCAACTTCCCGGGCCGCACCCAGACCATGCCGCTCGCCGTCTACCTCGCCCTCCAGAGCGACCCGGAGGCCGCCATCGCCCTCAGCCTGGTCCTGCTCACGGTGTCCATCGCGGTACTCGCGGGACTGCGCGACCGATGGATGACGACGTCGTGA
- a CDS encoding ABC transporter ATP-binding protein — protein MRDEDQGPTEGLDATGGLDVVSEGLDAHLVVDRGGTFRLDVALRAAPGDVVALLGPNGAGKTTALRALAGLVPLTDGHFRLDDTALDRTPPESRPVGVVFQDYLLFPHLSALDNVAFGPRCRGAGKAEARAVAAEWLARMGLTEHAGAKPRRLSGGQAQRVALARALATGPRLLLLDEPLAALDARTRLDVRAQLRRHLAEFEAVAVLVTHDPLDAMVLADHLVVIEDGRVVQAGSPADIARHPRTDYIAQLVGLNLYKGVAEGHTVRLDAGPALHTAESLTGPAFVAFAPRAVTLYRERPAGSSARNLWRCEVAGLETHGDQIRAELTGELSLAADLTTAAAAELGLHTGARVWVTVKAAQAHAYPA, from the coding sequence GTGAGAGACGAAGACCAGGGCCCGACGGAAGGTCTGGACGCCACGGGAGGTCTGGACGTCGTCTCGGAAGGCCTCGACGCCCACCTCGTGGTCGACCGGGGCGGCACCTTCCGCCTCGACGTCGCGCTGCGCGCCGCCCCCGGGGACGTCGTCGCGCTGCTTGGCCCCAACGGCGCGGGCAAGACCACCGCGCTGCGCGCGCTCGCGGGGCTCGTTCCGCTCACCGACGGGCACTTCAGGCTCGACGACACGGCCCTGGACCGTACGCCTCCCGAGTCGCGCCCGGTCGGCGTCGTCTTCCAGGACTATCTGCTCTTCCCGCACCTGAGCGCCCTGGACAACGTGGCCTTCGGCCCGCGCTGCCGGGGTGCCGGGAAGGCGGAGGCCCGTGCCGTGGCCGCCGAGTGGCTGGCGCGGATGGGTCTTACCGAGCACGCCGGTGCCAAGCCCCGCCGTCTCTCCGGCGGCCAGGCCCAGCGCGTCGCGCTCGCCCGCGCCCTGGCCACCGGCCCGCGCCTGCTGCTGCTCGACGAGCCGCTCGCCGCGCTCGACGCCCGTACGCGCCTGGACGTACGTGCCCAACTCCGGCGCCACCTCGCCGAGTTCGAGGCGGTCGCGGTACTGGTCACACACGACCCGCTGGACGCCATGGTGCTCGCCGACCACCTCGTCGTCATCGAGGACGGCCGGGTGGTCCAGGCGGGCAGCCCGGCCGACATCGCCCGCCATCCCCGTACGGACTACATCGCGCAACTGGTCGGACTCAACCTCTACAAGGGGGTGGCGGAAGGGCACACGGTCCGGCTCGACGCCGGTCCCGCGCTCCACACGGCCGAGTCCCTGACCGGTCCCGCCTTCGTGGCGTTCGCGCCGCGCGCGGTCACCCTGTACCGGGAGCGCCCCGCGGGCTCCAGCGCCCGTAACCTCTGGCGCTGCGAGGTCGCGGGCCTGGAGACCCACGGCGACCAGATCCGCGCCGAGCTCACCGGCGAACTCTCCCTGGCCGCCGACCTCACCACCGCCGCCGCGGCCGAACTCGGCCTGCACACGGGCGCCCGGGTCTGGGTCACGGTCAAGGCGGCACAGGCGCACGCGTATCCGGCCTGA
- a CDS encoding molybdopterin-binding protein, giving the protein MPLSIRNQIPGTVLSITAGEVMATVKVRLDGGQELTAVVTLDAVRELGLVEGSAVRALTKSTEVALATGALPGLSIRNQLPGTVSGVTVGGALASVGVTIDGGELTAVITKEAATELRLSDGSPVMALMKATEVSLATG; this is encoded by the coding sequence ATGCCCCTGAGCATCCGCAATCAGATCCCCGGCACCGTCCTGTCCATCACGGCGGGCGAGGTGATGGCCACGGTCAAAGTGCGCCTGGACGGGGGCCAGGAACTCACCGCCGTCGTCACCTTGGACGCCGTCCGCGAACTCGGCCTGGTCGAGGGGTCCGCCGTCCGCGCCCTGACCAAGTCCACGGAAGTCGCCCTGGCCACCGGCGCACTGCCGGGCCTGTCGATCCGCAACCAGCTGCCGGGCACCGTTTCCGGGGTCACCGTCGGCGGCGCGCTGGCCTCGGTGGGGGTCACCATCGACGGCGGTGAGCTGACCGCCGTGATCACGAAGGAGGCGGCGACGGAACTGCGGCTGTCCGACGGCTCGCCCGTGATGGCGCTGATGAAGGCGACGGAGGTCTCGCTGGCGACCGGGTGA